A part of Mycolicibacterium sp. TUM20985 genomic DNA contains:
- a CDS encoding VIT1/CCC1 transporter family protein, with translation MTAPDPSQPPPGLPLEIDHRHADVTGGWLRAATFGAMDGLVSNTALIAGVAAGANAGAVVVSGVAGLLAGAFSMALGEYTSVTTANEQIESEVRVERRSFKRNPDAERNELIGMLVAMGITEETATAATHEIHRDETRALNFHLVQELGIDPNEKPSPWVAGGSSFVMFAIGAIIPLIPYLLGFTSLWFGLACGGAGLLIAGGVAAYFTRRAVWLGSLRQLAFGGIAIAATYVVGSLIGASVA, from the coding sequence ATGACCGCTCCGGACCCCTCGCAGCCGCCGCCCGGGCTGCCCCTCGAGATCGACCATCGGCACGCCGACGTCACGGGCGGCTGGCTAAGGGCCGCCACGTTCGGCGCGATGGACGGGCTGGTGAGCAACACGGCCCTCATCGCCGGTGTCGCAGCCGGCGCGAACGCGGGCGCCGTCGTGGTGTCCGGCGTGGCGGGCCTTCTCGCGGGTGCGTTCTCGATGGCGTTGGGCGAGTACACCTCGGTGACGACGGCCAACGAGCAGATCGAATCCGAGGTGCGGGTCGAGCGACGGTCGTTCAAACGCAATCCCGATGCCGAACGCAATGAGCTCATCGGCATGCTGGTGGCGATGGGGATCACCGAGGAGACGGCCACCGCCGCCACCCACGAGATCCACCGTGACGAGACGCGCGCGCTGAACTTCCACCTCGTCCAGGAGTTGGGCATCGATCCGAACGAGAAGCCGTCGCCGTGGGTGGCGGGCGGCTCGTCGTTCGTGATGTTCGCGATCGGCGCGATCATCCCACTGATCCCGTACCTGTTGGGCTTCACGTCGCTCTGGTTCGGCTTGGCCTGCGGTGGTGCGGGCTTGCTCATTGCCGGCGGGGTGGCCGCCTACTTCACTCGCCGGGCGGTCTGGTTGGGGTCGTTGCGGCAGTTGGCCTTTGGCGGAATTGCGATCGCGGCGACCTACGTCGTGGGGTCTCTGATAGGTGCGTCGGTGGCCTAG
- a CDS encoding MFS transporter — translation MWRQPKAVWAVAFASVVAFMGIGLVDPILKPIADNLDATPSQVSLLFTSYMAVMGVAMLITGVVSSRIGPKRTLLIGLVIIIVGAGLAGMSDTVMGIVGWRALWGLGNALFIATALATIVNSARGSVAQAIILYEAALGVGIAVGPLVGGVLGSISWRGPFFGVSALMAVALVVTTFLLPSTPPATRATSLADPLRALRHRGLLGVGITALLYNFGFFTLLAFTPFPLDMNAHQIGLIFFGWGLALAFTSVVVAPRLQHQFGTVRVLILNLLAFSALLAVMAVGADSKTVLATCVVIAGLFIGVNNTLITETVMKAAPVERGVASAAYSFLRFGGGAVAPWLAGVLGERFNAHLPFWVGAAAVLLAAGVLVATRPHLTHIDDIETPDDEARDEAAALTVGSDS, via the coding sequence ATGTGGCGCCAACCCAAGGCCGTCTGGGCCGTCGCGTTCGCCTCCGTCGTCGCCTTCATGGGCATCGGCCTGGTGGATCCGATCCTCAAGCCCATCGCCGACAACCTGGACGCCACACCGTCGCAGGTCTCGTTGCTGTTCACCAGCTACATGGCCGTCATGGGCGTCGCGATGCTCATCACCGGCGTGGTGTCCAGCCGGATTGGACCCAAGCGCACGCTGCTGATCGGACTGGTGATCATCATCGTCGGCGCTGGCCTGGCCGGGATGTCCGACACGGTCATGGGCATCGTCGGGTGGCGCGCGCTGTGGGGCCTGGGCAATGCCCTCTTCATCGCGACCGCGTTGGCGACCATCGTCAACTCGGCCCGCGGTTCCGTGGCGCAGGCGATCATCCTCTACGAGGCCGCGCTGGGGGTGGGCATCGCCGTGGGCCCGCTGGTCGGCGGCGTGCTCGGCTCGATCTCCTGGCGCGGACCGTTCTTCGGCGTGTCCGCCCTGATGGCCGTCGCCCTGGTGGTCACCACGTTCCTGCTGCCCTCGACGCCTCCCGCTACGCGCGCCACCAGCCTGGCCGATCCGCTGCGCGCGCTGCGTCATCGCGGCCTGCTCGGCGTGGGAATCACCGCGCTGCTGTACAACTTCGGCTTCTTCACGCTGCTGGCGTTCACGCCGTTCCCGCTCGACATGAACGCCCATCAGATTGGGCTGATCTTCTTCGGCTGGGGCCTGGCCCTGGCGTTCACCTCGGTGGTCGTGGCACCGCGACTGCAGCACCAGTTCGGCACCGTGCGCGTGCTGATCCTCAACCTGCTGGCGTTCTCCGCGCTCCTGGCCGTGATGGCGGTCGGCGCCGACAGCAAGACCGTCCTGGCGACGTGCGTCGTGATCGCGGGCCTGTTCATCGGCGTCAACAACACGCTCATCACCGAGACCGTCATGAAGGCCGCCCCCGTCGAACGCGGAGTCGCGTCGGCGGCCTACAGCTTCCTGCGCTTCGGCGGTGGCGCCGTCGCGCCGTGGCTGGCCGGCGTCCTCGGCGAGAGGTTCAACGCCCACCTGCCGTTCTGGGTGGGCGCCGCCGCGGTGCTGTTGGCGGCGGGCGTGCTGGTCGCGACCCGGCCGCACCTGACCCACATCGACGACATCGAGACACCCGACGACGAGGCGCGCGACGAGGCCGCCGCACTCACCGTCGGCAGCGACAGCTGA
- a CDS encoding MarR family winged helix-turn-helix transcriptional regulator — protein MALPPPTPPTADTSLAGDLLSVVARLNRLATQRVKLELPYAQARLLSTIEDQGAARISDLAAFDHCSQPTMTMQVRRLEDGGLVSRITDPVDARAVLISITPRGREVLARVRADRGAVVDPYLDRLGPADRESLTEAVRVMRAILDDARDH, from the coding sequence ATGGCCCTTCCGCCTCCGACGCCACCCACTGCCGACACCTCGCTCGCCGGGGATCTGCTGTCCGTGGTAGCCCGGCTCAATCGACTCGCGACGCAACGCGTCAAGTTGGAATTGCCGTACGCCCAAGCCCGACTGCTGTCGACGATCGAGGACCAGGGCGCGGCGCGCATCTCCGACCTCGCCGCCTTCGATCACTGTTCACAGCCGACGATGACCATGCAGGTCCGTCGCCTCGAGGATGGCGGTCTGGTGTCTCGCATCACCGATCCGGTCGACGCTCGCGCCGTGCTGATCAGCATCACCCCGCGGGGCCGGGAAGTCCTGGCTCGCGTGCGCGCCGACCGTGGCGCCGTCGTCGACCCGTACCTGGACCGCCTGGGTCCGGCCGACCGCGAGTCGCTTACCGAGGCCGTTCGCGTCATGCGCGCGATCCTCGACGACGCCCGCGACCACTAG
- a CDS encoding DUF2232 domain-containing protein produces the protein MVRTGSATGGGVPRRAGSMKPDELAHAAVMAALCAATAIIAVVVPFAAGLSVLGTVPMALLAYRHRFRVLFAALVAGGIIAFLIAGFGGLMTVVNCAYIGGLVGTVKRRGRGTATLSVAAVLAGAAFGVVGVGFLMIFYRIRDLIFESITANVNGVAAILERIAGLDTAAERLRDDFATVLTYWPVLIIGSSILSIGSVTLVGWWALSRVLARLSGVPDVHKLDGVDAAGAPIGPVPAHFRDVRFRYDGAGHDALGPVSLTIDEGEHVAVTGPNGSGKTTLMLLLSGRPPTAGTVDRPGAVGLGRVGGTAVVMQHPESQILGTRVADDVVFGLPPGAVTDVERLLGEVGLDGLAERDTGGLSGGELQRLAVAAALAREPSLLIADEVTSMVDQQGREALVAVLSGLTKRHRMSLVHITHYNDEAASADRVIDLTGSGGAADNVEMVDTAPAPAPTSAKTHRGGSPLLELHGVGHEYGQGTPWASTALRDIDLVVNEGDGVLIHGLNGSGKSTLAWIMAGLVTPSSGTCLLDGQPVAEQAGAVAISFQAARLQLMRGRVDMEIASAAGLDYFDHSQIVAALAMVGLDPAIGLRRIDQLSGGQMRRVVLAGLLARKPRVLILDEPLAGLDAASQRGLLGLLSALRRDAGLTVIVISHDFSGLEELCPRTLHLRDGAVMPAPTTAGDIA, from the coding sequence ATGGTCCGGACCGGTAGCGCGACCGGCGGCGGCGTGCCTCGACGGGCTGGCTCGATGAAACCCGACGAGTTGGCGCACGCCGCCGTGATGGCGGCATTGTGCGCCGCTACCGCGATCATCGCGGTGGTCGTCCCTTTCGCCGCAGGTCTCTCGGTACTCGGCACGGTCCCCATGGCACTTCTGGCGTACCGGCATCGCTTCCGGGTGCTCTTCGCCGCCCTCGTCGCCGGCGGCATCATCGCCTTCCTGATCGCCGGGTTCGGTGGTCTGATGACGGTCGTCAACTGCGCCTACATCGGCGGTCTGGTCGGGACGGTCAAGCGCCGTGGGCGCGGCACGGCGACGCTCAGCGTCGCGGCGGTGCTCGCGGGCGCGGCGTTCGGCGTGGTCGGCGTCGGTTTCCTGATGATCTTCTACCGCATCCGCGACCTGATCTTCGAGTCGATCACCGCCAACGTCAACGGCGTGGCGGCGATCCTCGAGCGCATCGCCGGCCTCGACACCGCCGCGGAGCGACTCCGGGACGACTTCGCGACGGTGCTGACCTACTGGCCCGTGCTCATCATCGGCTCGAGCATCCTCAGCATCGGCTCCGTCACCCTCGTCGGCTGGTGGGCGCTGTCGCGAGTGCTCGCGCGCCTCTCGGGCGTCCCCGACGTGCACAAGCTCGACGGCGTCGACGCTGCCGGTGCGCCCATCGGCCCGGTGCCCGCCCACTTCCGCGACGTCCGATTCCGGTACGACGGCGCCGGTCACGATGCGCTCGGACCGGTGTCGCTGACCATCGACGAGGGTGAACACGTGGCCGTCACCGGCCCCAACGGGTCGGGGAAGACGACGCTCATGCTCCTGCTGTCGGGCCGTCCCCCGACCGCAGGCACCGTGGACCGGCCGGGAGCGGTCGGCCTCGGACGCGTCGGCGGCACCGCGGTCGTGATGCAGCACCCGGAGAGCCAGATCCTCGGCACACGCGTCGCCGACGACGTCGTGTTCGGGCTTCCGCCCGGTGCCGTCACCGACGTCGAGCGACTGCTCGGCGAGGTCGGGCTCGACGGGCTGGCCGAACGCGACACCGGCGGATTGTCGGGCGGCGAACTCCAACGCCTCGCCGTGGCAGCCGCGCTGGCGCGGGAGCCGTCGCTGCTGATCGCCGACGAGGTCACCAGCATGGTCGACCAGCAGGGCCGCGAGGCGCTCGTCGCCGTGCTGTCGGGGCTGACCAAGAGGCACCGGATGTCGCTGGTGCACATCACGCACTACAACGACGAGGCGGCCTCGGCCGACCGCGTCATCGACCTCACGGGCAGCGGTGGCGCCGCGGACAACGTCGAGATGGTCGACACTGCACCGGCGCCTGCACCCACCAGCGCGAAGACCCACCGCGGCGGGTCACCGCTGCTGGAGCTCCACGGCGTCGGACACGAGTACGGGCAGGGAACGCCGTGGGCGTCGACCGCGCTGCGTGACATCGACCTCGTCGTCAACGAGGGTGACGGCGTCCTGATCCACGGGCTCAACGGGTCGGGCAAGTCGACGCTGGCGTGGATCATGGCGGGCCTGGTGACCCCATCGTCCGGCACCTGCCTGCTGGACGGTCAGCCGGTCGCCGAACAAGCTGGCGCCGTTGCCATTTCGTTCCAGGCGGCCAGGTTGCAGTTGATGCGCGGGCGCGTCGACATGGAGATCGCGTCCGCCGCCGGCCTGGACTACTTCGACCACTCGCAGATCGTCGCGGCGCTGGCCATGGTGGGGCTCGACCCGGCCATCGGGCTGCGGCGCATCGATCAGCTCAGCGGCGGGCAGATGCGCCGGGTGGTGCTGGCCGGGCTGCTGGCGCGCAAGCCGCGGGTGCTGATCCTCGACGAACCGCTCGCCGGTCTGGACGCGGCGAGTCAGCGCGGGCTGCTCGGGCTGCTCTCCGCGCTGCGCCGGGACGCCGGGCTGACCGTCATCGTCATCTCCCACGACTTCTCCGGTCTCGAAGAGCTCTGCCCGCGGACGTTGCATCTGCGCGACGGCGCCGTCATGCCCGCCCCCACGACCGCAGGAGACATCGCGTGA
- a CDS encoding CbiQ family ECF transporter T component → MTAPRRRQSRPVVLLRPVPGRSAIHELWAGTKLLAVAVIGVLLTLYPGWVPIALIGALVLVTARIARIPRGVLPSVPRWLWGLLFLGGLTASFAGGSPHIVVASVDLGLGGLLKFLQITVLSIVLLGLGGLISWTTNVAEIAPAVAKIGRPLRWFKLPVDDWAVTLSLALRAFPMLIDEFRVLVAARKLRPRDVATTGRERRNRVFGEIVDLLAAAVTVTLRRADEMGDAITARGGAGQISALPSRPGWNDAVAGAVIIGLSAVSVYVELFSPLATST, encoded by the coding sequence GTGACCGCGCCCCGTCGCCGCCAATCCCGACCCGTCGTGCTGCTGCGACCGGTTCCGGGCCGCAGCGCGATCCACGAACTGTGGGCGGGTACGAAGCTGCTCGCCGTCGCCGTCATCGGCGTCCTGTTGACGCTCTATCCAGGCTGGGTGCCCATCGCGTTGATCGGCGCCCTCGTCCTGGTGACGGCGAGGATCGCCCGCATTCCGCGTGGCGTGCTGCCGTCGGTGCCTCGCTGGCTGTGGGGATTGCTGTTCCTGGGCGGGCTGACGGCGTCGTTTGCCGGGGGGAGTCCGCACATCGTCGTCGCGTCGGTCGACCTCGGGCTCGGCGGGCTGCTGAAATTCCTGCAGATCACGGTGCTGTCGATCGTTCTGCTCGGGCTCGGCGGGTTGATCTCGTGGACCACGAACGTCGCCGAGATCGCGCCTGCGGTGGCGAAGATCGGCAGACCGCTGCGGTGGTTCAAACTTCCGGTCGACGACTGGGCGGTGACGCTTTCGCTTGCGCTGCGGGCGTTTCCGATGCTGATCGACGAATTCCGCGTGCTGGTGGCCGCTCGAAAGCTCAGACCCCGCGATGTCGCGACCACGGGGCGGGAACGTCGGAACCGCGTGTTCGGGGAGATCGTGGACCTGCTGGCCGCCGCCGTCACCGTGACCCTGCGTCGCGCCGACGAGATGGGTGACGCGATCACCGCGCGCGGTGGTGCCGGTCAGATCTCCGCCCTGCCGTCCCGACCGGGATGGAACGACGCCGTCGCCGGTGCGGTGATCATCGGATTGTCTGCGGTGTCGGTCTACGTCGAGCTGTTCAGCCCACTGGCGACCAGCACCTAG
- a CDS encoding HNH endonuclease signature motif containing protein translates to MSSTAPVLAPCERLEVLFEELAELTGQRNAIDGRIVEIVAEIHRDELWGATGCRSVPALVAWKTGVTPANAETIATVAERLEEFPRCVAGMQEGRLSLDQVGVIARGAATGSDAHYAQFAATATVSQIRTAVRQEPRPEPPDPEPEPERSFTRTDNHDGTTTWKITLPHAEAATFDAAVNSHTDALIAQWKRDHPDGAGGQCPPVPSTIDGFLSLVEAGWDTDVARRPHGQRTTVVVHLDVEQRIAALHLGPLLSDADRRYLTCDATCEVWFERHGQPIGAGRETRLISRRLRRALEHRDRCCVVPGCGATRGLHAHHLRHWEDGGRTELANLVLVCPHHHRLHHRGIITLTGPAHHLVVTDAQGRALTAGSLARPPTRPPPRVAPCRGPTGERADWWWYQPFQPESPPSSN, encoded by the coding sequence ATGTCGTCGACCGCACCCGTTCTCGCTCCCTGTGAGCGGTTGGAGGTGTTGTTCGAGGAGTTGGCGGAGTTGACCGGTCAGCGCAATGCGATCGACGGCCGGATCGTGGAGATCGTGGCCGAAATACACCGTGACGAGTTGTGGGGTGCCACCGGGTGCCGCTCGGTCCCGGCGTTGGTGGCGTGGAAGACCGGAGTGACCCCGGCCAACGCGGAGACCATCGCCACCGTCGCCGAACGCCTCGAGGAATTCCCCCGGTGTGTGGCCGGGATGCAGGAAGGCCGACTGTCGCTGGATCAGGTCGGCGTCATCGCCAGAGGCGCGGCCACCGGATCCGATGCGCACTACGCCCAGTTTGCGGCCACCGCCACGGTCAGCCAGATCCGGACCGCGGTGAGACAAGAACCCCGCCCCGAACCACCCGACCCCGAGCCGGAGCCGGAACGGTCGTTCACCCGCACCGACAACCACGACGGCACCACCACGTGGAAGATCACCCTGCCCCACGCGGAGGCGGCGACGTTCGACGCGGCGGTGAACTCCCACACCGACGCCCTGATCGCCCAGTGGAAACGCGACCACCCCGACGGCGCCGGTGGGCAATGCCCGCCGGTGCCGAGCACCATCGACGGGTTCCTGAGCCTGGTCGAGGCGGGGTGGGACACCGACGTGGCGCGGCGCCCGCACGGACAGCGCACCACCGTGGTGGTGCATCTGGACGTCGAGCAGCGCATCGCCGCGCTGCATCTGGGTCCGCTGCTGTCTGACGCCGACCGCCGCTACCTGACCTGTGACGCCACCTGCGAGGTGTGGTTCGAGCGCCACGGCCAGCCGATCGGGGCGGGCCGGGAGACCCGGCTGATCAGTCGCCGGCTGCGCCGGGCGTTGGAGCATCGTGACCGCTGCTGCGTGGTCCCCGGCTGCGGGGCCACCCGCGGTCTGCACGCCCACCACCTTCGGCACTGGGAGGACGGCGGGCGCACCGAGCTGGCCAACCTGGTCCTGGTGTGCCCGCACCACCACCGCCTCCATCACCGGGGGATCATCACCCTCACCGGACCCGCCCACCACCTCGTCGTCACCGACGCCCAGGGCCGAGCACTCACCGCGGGATCGCTGGCCCGCCCACCAACCCGACCCCCACCACGGGTCGCACCCTGTCGCGGACCGACCGGCGAACGCGCCGACTGGTGGTGGTACCAACCCTTCCAGCCGGAATCACCGCCGTCGAGCAACTAG
- a CDS encoding TldD/PmbA family protein yields MTARRRVDADFLELPRHQLADAALTAATSAGASYADLRIHRITTEMIQLRDGELETSVVSREVGLAVRVIVDGTWGFASHAELDPVVAAETAHRAVRVAATLAPLNAERIELAPEPVYSDVTWVSDYAVDPFDVPTADKIGALDEYSGRLLAADGVDHVSAGLYAVKEQTFYADTFGSSITQQRVRLQPTFEAVAVDPAAGTFESMRTLAPPMARGWEFVAGNEVWDWSTELAGLPSLLAEKTKAPSVVAGPTDLVIDPSNLWLTIHESIGHATEYDRAIGYEAAYAGTSFATPDKLGVMQYGSSVMNVTADRTVEHGLATIGFDDEGVRAQSWDLVRDGVFVGYQLDRVFAPRLGLARSNGCSYADSPHHVPIQRMANVSLQPAAEDVSTDDLIARVQDGIYVVGDKSWSIDMQRYNFQFTGQRFFRIRDGRLDGQLRDVAYQAVTTDFWGAMEAVGGASTWRLGGAFNCGKAQPGQVAAVSHGCPSALFRGINVLNTREEAGGSR; encoded by the coding sequence GTGACAGCGCGCCGACGTGTCGATGCCGATTTTCTCGAGTTGCCGCGGCATCAGCTTGCCGACGCCGCGCTGACGGCGGCCACGTCCGCCGGCGCCAGCTACGCGGACCTACGCATTCACCGCATCACCACCGAGATGATCCAGCTGCGCGACGGTGAGTTGGAGACGTCGGTGGTCAGCCGGGAGGTCGGCCTCGCGGTCCGCGTCATCGTGGACGGCACCTGGGGTTTTGCCTCGCACGCCGAGCTGGACCCCGTGGTCGCCGCGGAGACGGCGCATCGCGCGGTACGGGTCGCCGCCACGCTGGCCCCGTTGAATGCCGAACGCATCGAGCTCGCGCCGGAGCCGGTGTATTCCGACGTCACCTGGGTATCGGACTACGCCGTCGACCCGTTCGACGTCCCGACCGCCGACAAGATCGGTGCGCTCGACGAGTACTCGGGTCGGTTGCTCGCTGCCGACGGGGTCGACCACGTGTCCGCGGGCCTGTACGCCGTGAAGGAGCAGACGTTCTACGCCGACACGTTCGGCTCATCGATCACCCAGCAGCGGGTCCGCCTGCAACCCACGTTCGAGGCGGTCGCCGTCGACCCGGCAGCGGGCACGTTCGAGAGCATGCGCACCCTGGCACCGCCAATGGCGCGAGGCTGGGAGTTCGTGGCGGGCAACGAGGTCTGGGACTGGTCGACCGAATTGGCCGGCCTACCGTCGCTGCTGGCGGAGAAGACCAAGGCGCCGAGCGTGGTCGCCGGTCCCACCGATCTGGTGATCGATCCGTCCAACCTGTGGCTCACCATCCACGAGTCCATCGGCCATGCCACCGAGTACGACAGGGCGATCGGGTACGAGGCCGCCTATGCCGGAACGTCATTCGCCACGCCGGACAAACTCGGTGTCATGCAGTACGGGTCGTCAGTGATGAACGTGACCGCCGACCGCACCGTCGAGCACGGACTGGCGACGATCGGGTTCGACGACGAGGGCGTGCGCGCGCAGAGCTGGGATCTGGTGCGCGACGGCGTCTTCGTCGGCTATCAGCTCGACCGGGTGTTCGCTCCTCGGCTCGGTCTGGCCCGGTCGAATGGCTGCTCGTATGCGGACTCGCCGCACCACGTGCCGATTCAGCGGATGGCGAACGTGTCCTTGCAGCCGGCTGCCGAGGACGTCAGTACCGACGACTTGATCGCGCGCGTGCAGGACGGGATCTACGTGGTCGGCGACAAGTCGTGGTCGATCGACATGCAGCGGTACAACTTTCAGTTCACCGGTCAACGGTTCTTCCGGATCCGCGACGGGCGGCTCGACGGGCAGCTCCGCGACGTCGCCTATCAGGCCGTCACGACGGACTTCTGGGGGGCCATGGAAGCGGTCGGCGGCGCGTCGACATGGCGGCTGGGCGGAGCGTTCAACTGTGGTAAGGCGCAGCCAGGCCAGGTCGCGGCCGTGAGCCACGGCTGCCCCTCGGCGCTGTTCCGCGGGATCAACGTATTGAACACCCGGGAAGAGGCGGGGGGATCGAGATGA